TCCTGGGTGCTTATTTGTGTGACCTCTTCTGTAGTGCAAAATCACAATGCATAGGTCCATTTCTGCAGGTTCCCTGTTTGATGGGCGTGGGAGTAAAGGAACAGATAGGCATTGGCTACAGTGAAAGTCCTAGAGGTTTCAGTTTAAACACCTTACCTCCACTGTACTTTAGATGAACAGACAACGCAagtttcaaattcctaggtgtcaacATCACGGACGATCTAACCTGGACTCCCCACACCAGCCTTGTAGCCCAGACACCACGGCAGCACCAATTCTTTCTCCGCAGACTAAAGAAGTTTGGCATGTCGTCACACATCCTTTCCAACTTCTGGTGCCCCACTGAACGAATCCTAACCAGCTGCATCAGTGCCTGATATGATAACTGCTCCGCCTGAGAGCGCAAGATACTCCAGAGGGCGGTGAAACTGGCTCAAAACACTACCAGCTGAACGCTACCGAATATCGAGGATATCTGCTCTGTTAGATGCCTCAAGAAGGCCAGGTCTATCCTCGGGGACCCAAGTCACCCTAACCATGACTTGTTCTCTCTTCTACCATCGGGAAAACAATAACGAAGTATACAGACCAAGACCGCCAGATTTCGTAATGGCTTCTTTCCCCAGGCagtaagactgctaaacagTCAACCACAGCAGACACCTGCAATTACCCAAACGGCCGCTGTCGAATAAGCAACCACTTGAACTGATACAGTAAACCTGCACCCTCCTGTCACATTGCACTCTCAGGACACATATGAACAGCgctaaatacctcctaacctTGTGTTACATTCATGCAATCTGTTACTGTATTATAAATAGcaattgtataatttattgtattgtaaTCCTAACCTCATTCCTATAAATTTCTGTCCCTCTACTCTTCTATCCCTCTTAACCAGTTCTCGGATAAAGCATTTAATTGCCGACAACACCGCTGTATGATGTACTGTTCatgcattgataaataaaccttgattgattcATTGGCTGCAGAAAGGCTTTATAAAATATCTACAATGATCCCACAAAGATTTTAATGAGCTAATTGGGTTGCAAGCTGTTTGCAGTTACATCCTCAAAGAAATAAGTAAGCAAGTACATTTCAGATGGTCATTAATTAAATTGAACCTACTTCTTTCAATTGAAAtcactgtgttgtctgtgtattTATGTACCTATGTTGTTTCCCATGGTCCATTGTAATAAGCAACTGTGAAAATGAAGTATTGTGAGAGACTTTCCAAATTATATTGACAAGTACAAAGAACAGTGATTAAAAGTCCATTATCTTTCATTGCAAAGTTCACTGTGATGTTTGTCATTgtataaacaatattttaatgccTTGCACCTGATTTTgtggagtttttgaaaataaaattaaagcccGTCACAtgtattgatgttttttttgtttccactcATGATCTATCTTCATCAGACAAACTATCATTTCTGGTTAGTGTAGCCCATGTACTCATatatcaaacattttttaacattcctttttttatttttgttaaaaatcacttttttgTTAACCTGTATGTCTTGCTGTCTAGGATTGGCCTGAAGTTAAAGAAGAATTGCAGAATGGTAAGAATTATAAATCTCATGTTTTATTCAACAGTCCAAGATGTATGCATAATGTACACCCACTCCCCAGATTACATGAGGATTCCTGCAAATCTTTATGTAAATCAAATTTACGTAACTTTCCAGACACCCTTTCTTAGGTGTGCATAGACACATATAATCAAGTAATCAAGGGATGTTTACTAAGTTGTGCTGGTTGTGGGACACGCTACGTATTTCTATCTTgctaagagagcttgctattctgtaggttttagggaacttggagTTCCTGAGTGAAGAATCCTTGGTTTAAAAAAGCCTCTTACTTAACGGCTGCATTTTAGAATAGAATaatttaaccaagtgtgcctgaattattttCACCAAATCTGTGGCACCAAACAaaagaattcacatgcctctaattataccaaccgcttgggtatattcttggaGAAATCCTTACAAGTTGGGAggttatgattattttactTGTTGAGAAATCTGCTTGATCATTTCCTGATATTTCGCTGTTTGTGTAAAACCAGATTTgtaacaacatttttatttctaaatactgtacatttgatcaTATCAATATATAGATTTAATAAAATCACTTTTTTGACATGACTGCAGTATGGATTTCTCAtaagtttaaaagaaaaaacacaagatGAGATGAGAAATGTGAAAGCAAAGCACGCCTAATGATGTAACCTAATGTCGTCCTGGTGTTTACTAGTGGTGACTGCATTATATTAAGCTATTCATCCGCAGATGTAATTTGTTGCACTGCTTattctttaaacatttaacataaACTCTTCATTCCTATAATTTCTTACTATGGGACCAAGGGAGGTTTTTAGGGAAAGGTGAATTTAAATACGTTTTTAGTCTTGTGTGTCCTGGGGTGTAGGTGTAGATTGCTTCAATGCAGACTTCAGATTTATTTGCTTGTTTTCCTGCACTGTTtcataacttttaaaatatttgtttacaaACAGGTTCAGTTTTGCCCTtggaaacagaaaacattttaggtGAAGGTAGAAGCAGTGCTCAGGTAAGTTACACATATGCCACCTTAAcatattaaaacatgtttttccttCTCTCCTTAACCTTCAGGAGCCCAAATCATGTTTCAGGTACTGCACCTCTTATGTATCAGCTGGTTGATGGGTCTTAGTGCTGAGTCTGTCAGTTCCTTGTTTAAGTTTTTAGAGCAAGGCTCCAAGAGTGACCCTGATCCTCTGATTAAGAGTGTGCTGAGATTCCCAGGCCATGTTTGCATAAACTTGTTAATGAGTGTTGAATATGAGCTGTGTTTATCTTCACGGTGATATTGACCAGTGTGCTCAGCTGTTATGACCAGCAGCTTTAATCTATAGGGACCATTAAGAAGGTTacatttaaaagttatttatccATTAGACCTTGAGCATAAAATCCataaaaacttgtttttacatttaattatttagttAGTACCTAaattgagaaccactgatgtTTTCCTTGATCTGGCCAGTAGTTAGGGAGCTTCATCTAAAGAAAGATTAACTAGCTGCTTACCATTTTCATATGCATGTATTGGTCATAAAATCAAAGTTGTCTCAAATTGCTTAATTTAGTGAGAGATATGCGTCTTCTTGGCATTGAAAAATAAGATGGGGGTTATTAAACACATGGAtttgctaaaaaaaatatttattaaaaatacattgttttgagtttttaaagTGGTCAATATAATAGTCTGAGATAATACCAGGGCTGCTTTGTGACCCCTAGTGCCGTGTGACATGGTCACCATGAAATGCAATAAATGAAGTATTGTGTTTTTTACCTTGCTTTGggattttaaaagtgtttttttatattaatgttttttgccCTCCTATCCTTTTGTCTTTTTCAGGATATGTCCTCTTATGGAGATATTGAaggtaaatgcatttttttcttgcattcagTATCTCAGACAAAATTTAGTTCACATTTCCCTCTAATGTTTTTAGATGgatatgtgaaaaaaatcaattaaattattttgtttttttgagagTTTACTGGCTAAGCTTACAGAGTGGTGTTGTTATTTATTCTTCATTCCCAAATCATATTCCAGGGATTTAGGGATCCCTTGTAATAACACAGCAGGGAAATTGTGTAGCATCCTTGAAGCTGAAGGATACTCCATAATGACTCTTTTAAAGAATAGCTGTGAGGTGCCTCATTTTTTCTTACCTGGGCCAGTGGAATGATGGCAGTGCAAGATAGTTAGCACAGAAAATAGGGGCCTTTGTATGCTAGATCTGAGCAACCTTTTTCTAAAATTCCCTCAATGCACTCATGTGCTcatctgaattatttttcagctttctGTTCAGAATAACATTAGATAATCGATATTCACTGTAATGAACAAAACCAAACATTTTATCACCTTTGATTACGAAATGCCTGTTGCAAAATAGTCTTAAATCCAGTGCAGACCATtgccaatatacagtaaatggtacTAACACAGGACAAATACTAAAATGGCAGTTTTTGCTGCTGAGAACTGAGCAGTCACATATTGACAGGAGAAGCCCCAGCAGTCTGGGGcactaattttaatttttgcacATTATCTTCTTGCCCCTGGATAATATCAAGTGTCTCTATTCCTAAAAGTCTCTTTTCTTGGAGTGtaaaacttttaattttgaaacatctgtattaaaaatgtcatttttttaaatacatgttcAGGTGCATCAACACAAGGTTCATTAAGACGTGACATGACAGATGAGAACGGTGAATCCAGCAGCCTCTCAAGTAGCCATGCAAACGGGTCCAGGGAGGATGCAGAGCTGCAGTCAAGCACCAGTGATAGTGCGATGATCGATCTGTATTCCCAGCTGATGTCCCGGATGAGCAGTGCCTTCCACAGAAAACACACCGCAGAGGCTGCATTTAGTGTAGTGAAGTCCTATAGGAAGCGCTTGTGGAATGCCAACAGGTCCATGTTAGACACTACTTTCAGTTTCAACCGCAAAGAGAAATCAAAAAAGGACTCAAAGAACAAATCCAGCAATTCAAAGCTTGTACGGTTTTCTAAATCCAGCCAATGTGCAGTGCAGAGCAGTCCAGAGCAATCAGACGTGAGGAGCAATAGGACCTTCATTATTTCTGCTTCTGCCAATCATACAAGACAGTCACTCACTGTGGGTAGGAAGAGCCCTTTAAGTAAGCCAAGACAAGAGTTGCAAATGTCTCCTGCTGCAAAATCTGTTAAGGGCAAACAAAGTGAATCCCAGACAACAAGTTTTTTAGTTTACTTTCCAAGAGCTAATTCTGCAACATACTGGAAAGATTGCATGAGTAAATATATGGATGTCATGAGACCAGGCACGTTTCATCAGAGGTCTCTTTCTTCTGAACAGAACAGAATCAGCTGCCCTCCACCACTGCACCCAGCTGTTTTTTCACCCAAAAAGCCTGCTATTAGTGCCAGCAGCTCTGATTCTCCCAAGATGGACAGTAATGTCAGTATGAATCAAATACAGAAACGGGGATTTAAAAAGGCCATGAAGTCCAAAGTCAGCAGTTCAGAGATGGTGTTTTATCCCAGATCCAGTCATCCTGCTCGTCTGTTGAATGAAGAATCTATATCTGACTGCAACTCTCTAGAGCAATCAGACGTGAGGCCTTTTTCTACAACATATATTGTTTCTTCTAATGCCAGTTACTCAAGAAGACCTCTCTTTCTGGGTGAGAAGAGCCCTTTAAGTAAGCAGAGTGTCATTCCTCTGCGATCTCCTCATTCCATTCAAGAAGGGGTCGCATCTGTACAGCCACAGCTCCCACGTACTCTTGTGTCGGAAAAGCACAGTGTTGTTACATCCATTGGCTGCAGTTTGCCGAAGTCAGAAGATTACAGTACTGTGACTCCAAAACAGAAATATAGATATGAAAGGGCTGTTAAGACTGATAATGGCAGTTCAGAGCTTGTGGGCTCTTTCAGATCCAGTCGTCCTTCTTTGCCATTGAATACAAAATCTGCATCTGACTGCAGCTCTCCAGAGCAGTCAGACATGAGGTCTAGGACCTTCATTATTTCTGCTGATGCCACTCATACAAAACAGTCACTCACTGTGGGTAGGAAGAGCCCTTTAAGTAAGCCAAGACAAGAATTGCAAATGTCTCCTGTTAAGTGCAAACAAGGTGATTCCCAGACAATGGCTTTTTTTATTAGGTCTCCAGAAACTAATGCTGTGACATGCTTGGGAGACTCTGTGTGTGAACATGTAATGGAAGCAGGTGCGTTTCATCAGAGGTCTCTTTCTTCTGAAAAGCAAAACGGCTCTGATTCTCCTAAACTTAAAGGTTACTCCCCTTTGAATCCAATAGAGAAATTGAGATCTAAAAAGGCCATGAGACGCAATAACAGCAGTTCAGAGCTTCTGGGTCCATCTAGAACGAGTCATCCTGTGAATGCAGAATCTATATTTGACTTCGAACAGCCAGACACAAGGGATTCCTCTAGAGCCTACATTTTTTCTTCGAATGCCAGTCAGTCAAGAAGACAACTCCTTGAGGGTGAGAAGGGCCATTATATAAAAGAATTGCGGAGACCAGAGGAGATATCTTTTCTGACTCCTGTTAGAAACAAAAATGGCGGCGGAACCAAGCCAGTGACTTACTACAAGGCTCCTATGGTAGACTTTAAGGATCACTGTAGTGATGGAGTCCATAAGGGTGAGTTTCTTCCAAGGTCTCCTGCCTCACAGCAAGGGATAAGCAGCTCCAAACCACCACTTAATGCTTTTTCAGTTGGAAAGCAGTCGCTGTTCTCCACAGAAGGATATCTAGTCAAGAAAATAAGTGAGGCTAACCAGATTCCTAAGAGGTGTCACTCCTCCTCTTCGGTGTTTCAGCAGAGCAACAGACCAGATATTGAGCCAGAGTTTGAAGATCTCTATCAAAGAATGGTTCTTGGCAAGAGTGGTACTTCATTTTGCACAGAGGGTAACAGAGTACGCGAAAACACCTCTCCTGCCAGCATTCACAATGCCAGAGTGGGGAAAAGGATGGGTGAGTTTGAAGATCATACCTATCCCGAGGCGAAAAGATTCCAAGGGTTGTCTGACACCATTAATCATGAGGGCTCTAGAAGCAATGGGGGAATGTCTCCAATTTCTAGAAGctcgtacagtatgttgcagcaATATAAGCAGAACTGAAGAGATTCACCAGCAGGACTGGATTCTTTTCAGGTAAGATTATTTTACAGAATGTGTATGAGTACTCATTTGACAAACATTCTTTACGTTAatcttctaaaatatttttttttgccttcatgtTAATTTATAGGCAAATAAGGAATTGAACCTACAAATTTCTTTATCAGTAACAAGACATAAAATGGTTATCTTTCTGCCTTTGAAAGAGATATAAGACAATTTGTACAATATTTAGGACTAGACAGAATAACTGAAATATAGCCAATAAACTGATTTTCAGTAATTTTTTGAGAAGATATCTTGTCTAACTCTTTTCTATTGTGACTTCTAGAGAACTGGAAATCTGATGTTTCAGGATGATGTAGAAGGCAAGTCACAACTCCTtctgatttttctgttttatcatCTTCCATTGTGGAATTGTCAGGATGTAGTGAACTCAGTAGCACAATTTATATTGTATGGTACTCTCCTCTGACATGACCAGTGTCTTAGTCCCCTGGTCCTGCAATGGATTACTTCTCGTTTCTTGTACCTAGTGGAGATTTATTCAGCATTTTGAACTGGAATTGACCACTGAAATTTTTGACTAGTCAATCCGAGTTGAATTGCAAGATGATGATTAGGATGATTAGATTAATAACATGGTTTGCTTCATATATACACAAAATCCACCAGCAAGACTGGGAGTTATTTGGTTTATATGAagatattcagtgctttttgcaGCATCCTAACAAATTTAAATTTAGTGTTTGAAGGAAGAGCTAAAAGAACAGTACTAGTGTCTGTTGTTTTtaaacttgtattttaaaaaatgtccagCCCTGCCTAGGGAGGCAATATATGGCAAGCCAACAATACAGTATTCAACTCAGGGCTTACAACACCCTTTTTTTGTTTGACCAATTGTGCCTTTCTGCTTGGGGAATCCAGTCACAATTGTCTAGTTTAGCTAGGAAAGAGCTCAAGATCCTTGACTGAGTCAACCAAAATCTGGGAGCTATGCAAATTCAGATGTCTGTAAGTTCAAATAATATTAGTTCTGATTGGCCGTTTCTTTCTCTGAAACAATAAGACCtcaagtaaaatgtattttgttaacaATTCAGCCTTCTGTCACAGAGCTGAGCAGTTCAAATAGCTCCAGTGTATCAGCCTCTGTATCAAAGCCCAGCCTATTCACAtactgattattttatttatcaacAGGCTTATTGTTCACAGCCCTGCTGTCTATAAAACTCACAAACTATGGCTTTCATCATTACAATAATGTTCTCAGCACACAGGATTTAGAGGCACATAATGCCCTACTCAGAAGATATTCCTGAAGACTTCTGGAAAAAGTCATTGATGCCTATCAGTCTGTACAACACTATTTTTTAACCTCTGGGACTATACCGATCCACAGATAAGAGACATAGTCTGTAACATAGGTGCTATTTTTGTCACACATATCCTGCAGGGTGACCAGATAGCAGACCTTTTCGTGGGCCACGGTGACTCAGCTGATGAAGAACAGTAGTGATTTTTCTACAGGTTTCCTAAAATTCTGCATTGTTAATGTAAATAAGTTAAAGTAATGCTGTTTTCAAGTTGAGGTTGAAGTTTGAATTTGTTTGCAGACAATATTTGCAGAATAAATTCCAGAATTCGTTTTGGAATGTTGTTTTCACTGTTTGTTGAACAGTAAATGGTCATTTTAAACCATAGTTTGTTGAACAGTTTTTACTTCAAGCTTATTATGCTTGGCTCAGTTGTAAAAAAGGTCATTTTCTATTGTAAAAGTACATGTTTATCCATGTGCAAAAGCTGTTTTCCAGTTTGTAAGGTTTTTGTTGAGGATGTGTACATTTGTATCTTAAATGTGCACAAGAAGTTTAATAAACATCTTCAATTAAAAAGCTTCTGATCATTATTTTGAACAAAAACTATTACTGCTTTATGTTATTGAATTATGTTACTCATGTTTCTGTGTTTAACAAAACTGCACCAACTTTTCTGGTGAACCTGGCAGTTATTAAAAACCCTGTTGGACAGTATTTCCATCACATACATGTCAAAGTCATGAAACCCCCTGTGCTTTTTGAAGTCACCCCAGTTTATAGAAATCCCAACAATTGGTATAGGTCTAAGACGCTTTCACATTTTCCCAGGTGGTAAAAACAATGTGGTATACTTTAATCAGAGTGCACAATTCTGAAAGAACTCTGATGTCTGATGAATTGTGATGAGATGGAGGCAGCAGTTAGTGTGGTTACAGTTCTGGACTCTTGCCCAGAAGGttgagttcaaatcccagttGAGACACCTCTTTTGTTCCCTTCAGggtgcttctggtgacatttgacgCATTattgaatgcacagaaaactgaaaaagtgTGTCCTTTTTCTTgaagtgacctaagctttgaattaaggtttttaaaggtgacctgataaGGTATGGACctcattgggtaaaagtgcacctaacgagctttcttgtgattggcaagttgcaatgcttCACTGTACAAGCTGTATTACTGGtcagaggtttaaaacaaatttgacaactttttgtggaagaacataagctataactgtagtattctcattccagaaaatgatgttttttcctgtgaagaaggctccaaggccgaaacgttgtttcctttcttcttttttccagcatggaataaacctattacttattatttattatagcCTTGGTGCTGTTCACAAGAACTGCTGAATTTTTCCAATGCTTCaaatgtttttggagtttgatgTACAAAGTCAAGGACTGTCAACATTTCAGAAGGGGCATTCCAAGAGTTAACTCATGCTTATCTTTATACATCTGTGTGCCATTGATAATTGTATGATGCTATTGTATGATGAAGGACTATATGGGGAAGTGATTcaattcaaaattctcaaaggcattgatGAAGTAAACACGGTaaacttcttcagaatgaaaagtgaaacatgaactGGAAGTGCCCTTAAAGCCaaaaacaggaggcattttaaaagtgttcccttgttttgtttttttaagaaatggctggattagCTCTGCAGAAAAATTAACTGCCAAACGAACATGTGCTAAATTAGCCGTCCCTCTCTAATTTATAACCATTCTTAACAATCAGATGTCCTTTCCCAGATAATGATGTTTATCTCCATGTGCAGTAATGTTGTCTTGGCTGTTGAGGTGCTGGTCAAACAGCACATAAGTACCCTTCACAGTTCCACAGGTATTTAGGATATAACTGCAAAGAGACAAAAGACTGAGCAATGTGAATGTTTCGTAAAGTATATCGAAGGTCTACCTGAGAGCAGAGCTTCTGAGATCCCCGATATTTTTGACACTTCAAACAActtacatttgttttcatttatactGCTCAGCCATTTCCAGGAGCAGTCAGCACTCCAGTATATCCTtgttcaagggtacaacagcagagcCTCAAATGGGAtgtgaacccacaacctttcagTTATGAGTCTACAGCCCTGCCATATTCGTCACACTACTGACAAAAGTTATGAATTGATTCTTGAAGCCACTCCTCCTTCCCGTTAAGGTTTTCCACTGTGTCCATCAGTCTAAAGCCAGAATATATCCTGGCACAGACAAACAGCGTGTGAGAGGTGCTGTCAGGTTCCTATGGAGCTGCACAGATGTTGGCTGATGGATATGCTGCAGAGGGAAGGCATCACGTCCT
This portion of the Lepisosteus oculatus isolate fLepOcu1 chromosome 15, fLepOcu1.hap2, whole genome shotgun sequence genome encodes:
- the LOC107079426 gene encoding uncharacterized protein isoform X1 — protein: MDDSVKFSKDFYEEVDKNADAYENKLDEICQKYSQLEDDEVVCFSSMTCCSSKGIKPWDGAPLSAKSREWSPGAAQEVWKDWPEVKEELQNGSVLPLETENILGEGRSSAQDMSSYGDIEGASTQGSLRRDMTDENGESSSLSSSHANGSREDAELQSSTSDSAMIDLYSQLMSRMSSAFHRKHTAEAAFSVVKSYRKRLWNANRSMLDTTFSFNRKEKSKKDSKNKSSNSKLVRFSKSSQCAVQSSPEQSDVRSNRTFIISASANHTRQSLTVGRKSPLSKPRQELQMSPAAKSVKGKQSESQTTSFLVYFPRANSATYWKDCMSKYMDVMRPGTFHQRSLSSEQNRISCPPPLHPAVFSPKKPAISASSSDSPKMDSNVSMNQIQKRGFKKAMKSKVSSSEMVFYPRSSHPARLLNEESISDCNSLEQSDVRPFSTTYIVSSNASYSRRPLFLGEKSPLSKQSVIPLRSPHSIQEGVASVQPQLPRTLVSEKHSVVTSIGCSLPKSEDYSTVTPKQKYRYERAVKTDNGSSELVGSFRSSRPSLPLNTKSASDCSSPEQSDMRSRTFIISADATHTKQSLTVGRKSPLSKPRQELQMSPVKCKQGDSQTMAFFIRSPETNAVTCLGDSVCEHVMEAGAFHQRSLSSEKQNGSDSPKLKGYSPLNPIEKLRSKKAMRRNNSSSELLGPSRTSHPVNAESIFDFEQPDTRDSSRAYIFSSNASQSRRQLLEGEKGHYIKELRRPEEISFLTPVRNKNGGGTKPVTYYKAPMVDFKDHCSDGVHKGEFLPRSPASQQGISSSKPPLNAFSVGKQSLFSTEGYLVKKISEANQIPKRCHSSSSVFQQSNRPDIEPEFEDLYQRMVLGKSGTSFCTEGNRVRENTSPASIHNARVGKRMGEFEDHTYPEAKRFQGLSDTINHEGSRSNGGMSPISRSSYSMLQQYKQN
- the LOC107079426 gene encoding uncharacterized protein isoform X2 is translated as MDDSVKFSKDFYEEVDKNADAYENKLDEICQKYSQLEDDEVVCFSSMTCCSSKGIKPWDGAPLSAKSREWSPGAAQEVWKDWPEVKEELQNGAQIMFQDMSSYGDIEGASTQGSLRRDMTDENGESSSLSSSHANGSREDAELQSSTSDSAMIDLYSQLMSRMSSAFHRKHTAEAAFSVVKSYRKRLWNANRSMLDTTFSFNRKEKSKKDSKNKSSNSKLVRFSKSSQCAVQSSPEQSDVRSNRTFIISASANHTRQSLTVGRKSPLSKPRQELQMSPAAKSVKGKQSESQTTSFLVYFPRANSATYWKDCMSKYMDVMRPGTFHQRSLSSEQNRISCPPPLHPAVFSPKKPAISASSSDSPKMDSNVSMNQIQKRGFKKAMKSKVSSSEMVFYPRSSHPARLLNEESISDCNSLEQSDVRPFSTTYIVSSNASYSRRPLFLGEKSPLSKQSVIPLRSPHSIQEGVASVQPQLPRTLVSEKHSVVTSIGCSLPKSEDYSTVTPKQKYRYERAVKTDNGSSELVGSFRSSRPSLPLNTKSASDCSSPEQSDMRSRTFIISADATHTKQSLTVGRKSPLSKPRQELQMSPVKCKQGDSQTMAFFIRSPETNAVTCLGDSVCEHVMEAGAFHQRSLSSEKQNGSDSPKLKGYSPLNPIEKLRSKKAMRRNNSSSELLGPSRTSHPVNAESIFDFEQPDTRDSSRAYIFSSNASQSRRQLLEGEKGHYIKELRRPEEISFLTPVRNKNGGGTKPVTYYKAPMVDFKDHCSDGVHKGEFLPRSPASQQGISSSKPPLNAFSVGKQSLFSTEGYLVKKISEANQIPKRCHSSSSVFQQSNRPDIEPEFEDLYQRMVLGKSGTSFCTEGNRVRENTSPASIHNARVGKRMGEFEDHTYPEAKRFQGLSDTINHEGSRSNGGMSPISRSSYSMLQQYKQN